The following are encoded in a window of Harpia harpyja isolate bHarHar1 chromosome W, bHarHar1 primary haplotype, whole genome shotgun sequence genomic DNA:
- the LOC128136282 gene encoding uncharacterized protein LOC128136282 isoform X2: MAWPRRGWSRSPSRCRRGRAAAGGMGAAGRRALRQALRAGLALGVLALVLQGLRGWLTSKRYEFTPAEIAQLARHHAGLDHELAFSKIIVELRKKHPGHILPDEDLQWVFVNAGRWMGSMCLLHASLTEYVLLFGTAVDTGGHSGRYWADISNTVISGTFQQWKEGTTRSEIYYPAGRSQELRMGQFVSPGAHPSILVGASKRKVSKTGEGLGCADRGAQPCRSWSHPSLWERYGAAAGSCAGCVCWQGTPSCTRRERPRRCSGAQAPGWWSTAGASSPPRLPSPWLTPSSALRTLSPSFTPCASTPRACSWKPMPSSAPWAAEPGSLGCPAGHSWLLSSQPSSPFLLLLPRLYQRQQETPYASPQLLCPSPWASWVPGQRDHGSHCNADHQFSLLPACPPFQAEPCPAFPSPRAGVALWGTNTAVCPRCAAGEGLGLAVPGPCEISSAPEISGGGCWHKPGCTMPLGAGCTRCLNLCTSSGRDLAP; the protein is encoded by the exons ATGGCTTGGCCGCGGCGGGGGTGGTCCCGCTCCCCGtcccggtgccggcggggcagagcggcggcgggcggcatgggggcggcggggcggcgggcgctgcggCAGGCGCTGCGGGCCGGACTGGCGCTGGGCGTGCTGGCGCTGGTGCtgcaggggctgcggggctggctgACCTCCAAGCGGTACGAGTTCACGCCCGCCGAGATCGCCCAGCTCGCCCGGCACCACGCGG ggctggacCACGAGCTGGCTTTCTCCAAGATCATCGTGGAGCTACGGAAGAAGCACCCAGGCCATATCCTGCCAGATGAAGACCTGCAGTGGGTGTTCGTGAATGCAGGCAGGTGGATGGGCTCCATGTGCCTCCTGCATGCCTCACTCACCGAGTATGTGCTGCTCTTTGGGACAGCCGTCGACACCGGGGGCCACTCAG GTCGGTACTGGGCAGATATCTCCAACACCGTCATCTCAGGGACCTTCCAGCAGTGGAAGGAAGGGACCACCAGAAGTGAGATCTACTATCCAG CTGGCAGAAGCCAAGAGCTCAGGATGGGGCAGTTTGTGTCCCCTGGGGCACATCCCAGCATCTTAGTGGGTGCCAGTAAGAGAAAAGTGAGCAAGACTGGGGAGGGGTTGGGGTGCGCAGACCGGGGTGCTCAGCCCTGCAGGTCCTGGTCCCACCCATCTCTTTGGGAACGATATGGggcagctgctgggagctgtgctggTTGTGTGTGTTGGCAGGGGACACCATCGTGCACCAGGCGGGAGAGGCCACGTCGGTGCAGTGGAGCGCAGGCACCTGGATGGTGGAGTACGGCCGGGGCTTCATCCCCTCCACGCTTGCCTTCGCCCTGGCTGACACCCTCTTCAGCGCTCAGGACTTTGTCACCCTCTTTTACACCCTGCGCGTCTACGCCAAGAGCCTGCTCCTGGAAGCCAATGCCTTCTTCAGCACCTTGGGCTGCTGAGCCTGGCTCACTGGGGTGCCCTGCTGGGCACAGctggctcctctcctcccagccttcctcccctttcctcctcctcctccccaggctctatcagaggcagcaggagaccCCCTATGCCTCCCCCCAATTGCTCTGTCCTTCCCCATGGGCCAGCTGGGTACCAGGACAGAGGGACCATGGCAGTCACTGCAATGCAGACCACCAGTTCTCTTTACTACCTGCCTGTCCCCCCTTTCAAGCAGAGCCATGTCCTGCTTTTCCATCCCCCAGGGCTGGAGTCGCCTTGTGGGGTACGAACACCGCTGTGTGCCCCCGGTGtgcagcaggagaggggctggggttGGCTGTCCCTGGGCCCTGCGAAATTTCTTCAGCTCCCGAGATATCAGGAGGAGGATGCTGGCACAAGCCAGGCTGCACCATGCCCCTCGGGGCAGGGTGCACAAG GTGCCTGAACCTCTGTACTAGCTCAGGACGGGATCTCGCCCCTTGA
- the LOC128136282 gene encoding uncharacterized protein LOC128136282 isoform X8 has translation MARTLCIQLAGGGGHRISQRFIREQMPNMLETMELKDTEQLRLLGCGWSHRQPGYQTQLHSLVGTGQISPTPSSQGPSSSGRKGPPEVRSTIQGTPSCTRRERPRRCSGAQAPGWWSTAGASSPPRLPSPWLTPSSALRTLSPSFTPCASTPRACSWKPMPSSAPWAAEPGSLGCPAGHSWLLSSQPSSPFLLLLPRLYQRQQETPYASPQLLCPSPWASWVPGQRDHGSHCNADHQFSLLPACPPFQAEPCPAFPSPRAGVALWGTNTAVCPRCAAGEGLGLAVPGPCEISSAPEISGGGCWHKPGCTMPLGAGCTRCLNLCTSSGRDLAP, from the exons aTGGCCAGGACTCTCTGCATCCAGCTGGCAGGTGGTGGCGGGCATCGCATTTCCCAGCGCTTCATCAGGGAGCAAATGCCAAACATGCTGGAAACAATGGAGCTTAAGGACACTGAGCAGCTCAGGCTGTTGGGATGTGGCTGGTCACACAGGCAGCCTGGGTACCAGACCCAGCTGCACTCCTTG GTCGGTACTGGGCAGATATCTCCAACACCGTCATCTCAGGGACCTTCCAGCAGTGGAAGGAAGGGACCACCAGAAGTGAGATCTACTATCCAG GGGACACCATCGTGCACCAGGCGGGAGAGGCCACGTCGGTGCAGTGGAGCGCAGGCACCTGGATGGTGGAGTACGGCCGGGGCTTCATCCCCTCCACGCTTGCCTTCGCCCTGGCTGACACCCTCTTCAGCGCTCAGGACTTTGTCACCCTCTTTTACACCCTGCGCGTCTACGCCAAGAGCCTGCTCCTGGAAGCCAATGCCTTCTTCAGCACCTTGGGCTGCTGAGCCTGGCTCACTGGGGTGCCCTGCTGGGCACAGctggctcctctcctcccagccttcctcccctttcctcctcctcctccccaggctctatcagaggcagcaggagaccCCCTATGCCTCCCCCCAATTGCTCTGTCCTTCCCCATGGGCCAGCTGGGTACCAGGACAGAGGGACCATGGCAGTCACTGCAATGCAGACCACCAGTTCTCTTTACTACCTGCCTGTCCCCCCTTTCAAGCAGAGCCATGTCCTGCTTTTCCATCCCCCAGGGCTGGAGTCGCCTTGTGGGGTACGAACACCGCTGTGTGCCCCCGGTGtgcagcaggagaggggctggggttGGCTGTCCCTGGGCCCTGCGAAATTTCTTCAGCTCCCGAGATATCAGGAGGAGGATGCTGGCACAAGCCAGGCTGCACCATGCCCCTCGGGGCAGGGTGCACAAG GTGCCTGAACCTCTGTACTAGCTCAGGACGGGATCTCGCCCCTTGA
- the LOC128136282 gene encoding SCO-spondin-like isoform X6 yields the protein MWLVTQAAWVPDPAALLGRYWADISNTVISGTFQQWKEGTTRSEIYYPGKRSSHGALQAVSMSWDMIALWAGPPLSQSLFLPAGRSQELRMGQFVSPGAHPSILVGASKRKVSKTGEGLGCADRGAQPCRSWSHPSLWERYGAAAGSCAGCVCWQGTPSCTRRERPRRCSGAQAPGWWSTAGASSPPRLPSPWLTPSSALRTLSPSFTPCASTPRACSWKPMPSSAPWAAEPGSLGCPAGHSWLLSSQPSSPFLLLLPRLYQRQQETPYASPQLLCPSPWASWVPGQRDHGSHCNADHQFSLLPACPPFQAEPCPAFPSPRAGVALWGTNTAVCPRCAAGEGLGLAVPGPCEISSAPEISGGGCWHKPGCTMPLGAGCTRCLNLCTSSGRDLAP from the exons ATGTGGCTGGTCACACAGGCAGCCTGGGTACCAGACCCAGCTGCACTCCTTG GTCGGTACTGGGCAGATATCTCCAACACCGTCATCTCAGGGACCTTCCAGCAGTGGAAGGAAGGGACCACCAGAAGTGAGATCTACTATCCAGGTAAGCGCAGCAGCCACGGCGCCCTGCAGGCTGTGTCCATGTCCTGGGACATGATTGCTCTGTGGGCTGGTCCTCCGCTGTCGCAGAGCCTCTTCCTTCCAGCTGGCAGAAGCCAAGAGCTCAGGATGGGGCAGTTTGTGTCCCCTGGGGCACATCCCAGCATCTTAGTGGGTGCCAGTAAGAGAAAAGTGAGCAAGACTGGGGAGGGGTTGGGGTGCGCAGACCGGGGTGCTCAGCCCTGCAGGTCCTGGTCCCACCCATCTCTTTGGGAACGATATGGggcagctgctgggagctgtgctggTTGTGTGTGTTGGCAGGGGACACCATCGTGCACCAGGCGGGAGAGGCCACGTCGGTGCAGTGGAGCGCAGGCACCTGGATGGTGGAGTACGGCCGGGGCTTCATCCCCTCCACGCTTGCCTTCGCCCTGGCTGACACCCTCTTCAGCGCTCAGGACTTTGTCACCCTCTTTTACACCCTGCGCGTCTACGCCAAGAGCCTGCTCCTGGAAGCCAATGCCTTCTTCAGCACCTTGGGCTGCTGAGCCTGGCTCACTGGGGTGCCCTGCTGGGCACAGctggctcctctcctcccagccttcctcccctttcctcctcctcctccccaggctctatcagaggcagcaggagaccCCCTATGCCTCCCCCCAATTGCTCTGTCCTTCCCCATGGGCCAGCTGGGTACCAGGACAGAGGGACCATGGCAGTCACTGCAATGCAGACCACCAGTTCTCTTTACTACCTGCCTGTCCCCCCTTTCAAGCAGAGCCATGTCCTGCTTTTCCATCCCCCAGGGCTGGAGTCGCCTTGTGGGGTACGAACACCGCTGTGTGCCCCCGGTGtgcagcaggagaggggctggggttGGCTGTCCCTGGGCCCTGCGAAATTTCTTCAGCTCCCGAGATATCAGGAGGAGGATGCTGGCACAAGCCAGGCTGCACCATGCCCCTCGGGGCAGGGTGCACAAG GTGCCTGAACCTCTGTACTAGCTCAGGACGGGATCTCGCCCCTTGA